CTATAGGATTACAGTGGTATGATTTTAAGGGAAAAAAATATTTACAAACATTGACATACATACCTTTAGTTATACCAGAGATAATATTGGGAGTTTCACTTCTAATACTGTTTGCAACAATAAAGTTTGAACTAGGATTGACTACAATATTTATAGCTCATACTACTTTCAATATACCGTTTGTATTATTTATAATATTATCAAGATTGGAAGAGTTCGATTACTCTATAGTAGAAGCAGCTTATGATCTAGGAGCTACAGAGTGGCAAGCTCTTACAAAAGTAATAGTGCCAGCAATACTTCCAGGAATAATATCTGGTTTTCTAATAGCTGTAACACTTTCATTTGATGATTTTGTAACAACTTTCTTTGTTGCTGGACCGGGGTCGTCAACACTTCCACTGAGAATATACTCTATGATTAGATTAGGTGTTTCTCCAGTAATAAATGCACTGTCAGTTCTACTGATAGGTATATCTATAATTTTAACTCTATCTACTAAGAGCTTACAAAAATATTTAATAAAATAATTTCTTGGAAAATAGGAAAAATTATAGTATAATCATACTAAAGAATAACTTTGGAGGATTGAACAATGAAGAGACTATTAAAATATTTAATGACATTAGTACTTGTTTTCTCAGCTTTTTCTTGTACTAGTTTAAGAGAGCTAGCTAGAAGAGAGGAGGCTGCTAAGTACAATGATATCAGAGCAACATTTGTTACAACTCAAGGAGAAATTAGTTTCTATCTTTATCCAGAAGCTGCACCTATAACAGTAGCCAACTTTATCAATTTGGCTCAAAGAGGATTCTACAATAATACAAAGATACACCGTGCTGTAGAGAACTTTATGGTACAAGGTGGAGATCCAACAGGAACAGGGACAGGAGGACCAGGATATTTTATACCTGATGAGAATGTTGAGTGGCTAGATTTCTTTCAACAAGGTATGTTAGCTATGGCTAATGCTGGACCAGAAACAGGGGGATCACAATTTTTTATCACTTTATATCCAGCTGAATGGCTAAATGGAAAACACACTATATTTGGTGAGTATGTAAGTGATAGTGACTTTGAAAAAATAAAAAAATTAGAAGTTGGAGATATAATAAAAGAGATCAAATTCAGTGGAGATATAGACTTTTTCCTATCACTTCATAAAGATCAAATAGATCAATGGAACAAGGTCTTAGATACAACTTATCCAGGACTTAAAGAGTATACTGTTAAACCAATAGAGGATTATCAAGGAGAGGCTCTTGCATATAAAGAGGAGCTTACAAGAATCTATACTAGAAATGAGAAGACAGAAGAGGAGAAGGAGTGGCCAATTCCTAGATTTATAAGAGCCGTTGAGAAGAAAATTAAAGGTGAAGAGGAAGTAGC
Above is a window of Fusobacterium sp. SYSU M8D902 DNA encoding:
- a CDS encoding peptidylprolyl isomerase, yielding MKRLLKYLMTLVLVFSAFSCTSLRELARREEAAKYNDIRATFVTTQGEISFYLYPEAAPITVANFINLAQRGFYNNTKIHRAVENFMVQGGDPTGTGTGGPGYFIPDENVEWLDFFQQGMLAMANAGPETGGSQFFITLYPAEWLNGKHTIFGEYVSDSDFEKIKKLEVGDIIKEIKFSGDIDFFLSLHKDQIDQWNKVLDTTYPGLKEYTVKPIEDYQGEALAYKEELTRIYTRNEKTEEEKEWPIPRFIRAVEKKIKGEEEVATDSYDF
- a CDS encoding ABC transporter permease, with protein sequence MNKRRTSLFFFILSMLFFYIPLIILIIYSFNDGKSMVWKGFSMRWYKELFMYSDNIWKAFRYSVGIAIVSGIISTTIGTLGAIGLQWYDFKGKKYLQTLTYIPLVIPEIILGVSLLILFATIKFELGLTTIFIAHTTFNIPFVLFIILSRLEEFDYSIVEAAYDLGATEWQALTKVIVPAILPGIISGFLIAVTLSFDDFVTTFFVAGPGSSTLPLRIYSMIRLGVSPVINALSVLLIGISIILTLSTKSLQKYLIK